One window from the genome of Labeo rohita strain BAU-BD-2019 chromosome 10, IGBB_LRoh.1.0, whole genome shotgun sequence encodes:
- the rsf1b.1 gene encoding remodeling and spacing factor 1 isoform X1, producing the protein MSASEAADGFSPELCPSFAVICSFLERYGAMLDLPEVSFPVLERSLQESSAVPKLLVDLHVKLLRKIGKSVSADRWEKNLIKICQEFNTTWAWELEKKGYREMTVECKTGILKYLCECQFDDNVKFKTAINEEDPDKMRLQPIGRDKDGLMYWFQLDQDHNVRVYVEEQDDLDGSSWKCIVRNRDDLAQILGLLKTQIDPALLVKKDQEEGSSSNSPNPDNEENKKKEGAEAEIRDEKSQNDISTSENKENILEKDNAKQEDTETTDGLSEKGLKVKEEQQKHSETANGTGVITGSIKEEPQDEEEKAKNLSTPSQNAEQTEDVKRKTLEETQRALKNDHQAKIPLKKREMKLSEDFDSNSTGVRNVPVVPVKESRTYFDDSRSGAEKINGHVPHLTLSESEAQKGSESLQKESTEESKSENLPLVLEKSKERKKERKDDQKEEKMDKNETRSCAEEQMEVEKPDESCAEENKEKSETSQSHKEEKPSSVSKQSEKTPDSEKVIDNKKSPSADSMDATEVNTSTLPEESTKAESKDLANKESVKDLSKEATKELPNKESSRDLARDKSVKIPLKDEPTKDQSVKHLSEEQTSIEKPTKDASKEDLPNTESSKESIKDLPKGEPAKESLKDLSKEETSKEESMKILPDEQSKKDLAEESTQSPKDSNEDHEKADTNASMPMETESFQSSKTEESSSREVIKPHSGTEKPENTEETKPHHSSADTTTEKEPTAIVSKTEKQSMSEAKNRESESIASKPSEETDGPQGKSQEQPKSASSDLEKSVSDSTSKPSTPKTTEKGDGEEKCDTAETDKNKNLEMSKDKDEKGEAANSSEESALKKSDEVKATEQPNESKSLEKPPLNREHEKEPESEEGSKEKPMEVDSAISKADKIQSETTTASKKETDVPVDQNTTSIKQSKQDAASEEREASGDVREKSSTAVKSSKRPGRPPKKAQESQDEDKTGEEQEEKARQEGIRMKIKIPAHKRKAELQREEARGDSESEVTDGRCLRRSPRICRPTAKAVEIQDRRAERKQATPVSEKEKDDNEDKEEEDTVQRKPRKAENLQPDGQTKPKVGRRRKRQPWSRMRRKKKCSDDDDDDEESESEEEETEEDDSDEDYKVEKTRKRRRNRNRERNSSDSSTSSSENDEPNDDPCKHCGLPNHPELILLCDSCDSGYHTACLRPPLMIIPDGEWFCPPCQHKQLCDRLEEQLQNLDAALKKKERAERRKERLVYVGISVENIITPSVEVEEEKEELVKEKKEVKKSKSWGRRSTRAKKYISYRFDEFDEAIEEAIEEDIKEAEGGGAGRGKDMANITGHREKDMSTILQEDGKENGRPRQTSAAQKKKRRRLNDLDSDSTVDEEESEDEFRLSESSEDEEFVASDNEAESEAEVPSYEDSDFGSDVARPRRRQPPRRRRKPRGYSDEEELETDEEEEEEEMVTEGSSEFSASDLDVRCRRSYRSRKQEVNYCESSDSDGSQASTNKDKKKKRRRLSSSDSEVSFQSESDEEDRKPKKIRADSSEEESRKRRRRLSLKRRRESEDDDDDDDSDESEEEERPIRKRVNRIDSDDSESEEEVKKSPSEKEKDKETEETVAKGPSPLDYNLVELPPTNGQSPMKGLEGLIPRPGVGVTPKNGNAPSAPNGMEIPAQDEDEDDLLGVTDLVDYIRLGCSQLLRFLFVGG; encoded by the exons ATGTCTGCCTCGGAGGCAGCGGACGGTTTTTCCCCGGAATTATGCCCGAGCTTCGCCGTGATCTGCTCGTTTCTGGAGCGGTATGGAGCAATGCTGGACCTGCCGGAGGTGTCGTTCCCGGTGCTGGAGCGCAGTCTGCAGGAGAGCAGCGCGG TACCCAAACTCCTCGTGGACCTTCACGTGAAGTTACTGCGGAAAATTGGCAAGTCTGTGTCTGCAGACAGATGGGAGAAGAATCTCATTAAG ATCTGTCAGGAGTTTAACACCACATGGGCATGGGAGCTGGAAAAGAAAGGTTACCGAGAGATGACAGTGGAGTGTAAGACAGGAATATTGAAG tACTTGTGTGAATGCCAGTTTGATGACAATGTCAAGTTTAAAACCGCTATCAATGAAGAGGATCCGGATAAAATGCGTCTTCAGCCCATCGGCAGAGACAAAGATGGCCTCATGTACTGGTTCCAGCTAGATCAAGACCATAATGTGAGGGTCTATGTAGAAGAACAGGATGATCTGGATGGGTCTTCTTGGAAGTGTATAGTAAG AAATAGAGACGACCTGGCTCAAATCCTTGGATTGTTGAAGACTCAAATTGATCCAGCACTTTTGGTAAAGAAGGATCAGGAGGAGGGCTCATCTAGTAACAGTCCGAACCCAGACAATGAAGAGAACAAGAAAAAAGAGGGAGCTGAAG CGGAGATCAGAGATGAAAAGTCACAAAATGATATATCCACATCTGAaaataaggaaaacattttggaGAAAGACAATGCAAAGCAAGAAGATACAGAGACCACAGATGGTTTGTCGGAAAAAGGCTTGAAGGTAAAAGAAGAGCAGCAGAAACATTCGGAGACGGCAAACGGCACTGGCGTTATTACTGGATCGATCAAAGAAGAGCCACAGGATGAGGAGGAGAAAGCCAAGAACTTGTCAACACCTTCACAGAATGCAGAACAGACAGAGGAtgtgaaaagaaaaactttAGAAGAGACTCAAAGAGCTTTGAAAAATGACCATCAAGCCAAAATCCCCCTGAAAAAGCGGGAAATGAAACTAAGTGAAGACTTCGACAGCAACAGCACAGGAGTACGAAATGTTCCTGTCGTTCCGGTGAAAGAATCGCGGACGTATTTCGACGACAGCAGATCGGGTGCCGAAAAAATCAACGGCCACGTCCCTCACCTTACGTTATCTGAGAGTGAAGCGCAAAAAGGGTCAGAGAGTCTTCAAAAAGAAAGCACAGAAGAGAGCAAGTCAGAAAATCTCCCTCTTGTTTTAGAGAAATCCAAAGAGAGGAAAAAGGAGAGAAAGGATGACCAGAAGGAAGAGAAAATGGATAAGAATGAAACCAGATCGTGTGCTGAAGAGCAAATGGAAGTGGAGAAGCCTGATGAATCCTGTGCTGAGGAGAACAAAGAAAAATCTGAAACTTCTCAATCTCACAAAGAAGAAAAACCCTCATCAGTAAGTAAACAGTCAGAAAAGACACCTGATTCTGAAAAAGTAATTGACAATAAAAAATCTCCCAGTGCTGACAGTATGGATGCTACTGAAGTAAATACATCAACACTGCCAGAAGAGTCAACAAAAGCAGAATCGAAAGATCTTGCAAACAAGGAGTCAGTGAAAGATCTCTCAAAAGAAGCCACGAAAGAGCTCCCAAACAAAGAATCGTCAAGAGATCTTGCAAGAGACAAGTCAGTGAAAATTCCCTTAAAAGATGAGCCTACAAAAGATCAGTCAGTGAAACATCTCTCAGAAGAACAGACTTCAATTGAAAAGCCAACTAAAGACGCCTCAAAAGAAGATCTCCCGAACACAGAATCGTCAAAAGAGTCAATAAAAGATCTTCCAAAAGGTGAGCCAGCAAAAGAGTCACTTAAAGATCTCTCGAAAGAAGAGACTTCAAAAGAAGAGTCAATGAAAATCCTCCCAGATGAACAGTCCAAGAAAGATCTCGCAGAAGAAAGTACGCAATCTCCCAAAGACTCCAATGAAGACCATGAAAAAGCAGATACGAATGCTTCCATGCCGATGGAAACTGAATCATTCCAGTCATCTAAAACAGAAGAATCTTCTTCCCGTGAAGTAATCAAACCACATTCTGGCACAGAAAAGCCAGAGAACACAGAAGAAACGAAACCTCATCACAGCTCTGCAGACACCACCACAGAAAAAGAGCCAACTGCCATTGtctcaaaaactgaaaaacagtcCATGTCTGAAGcaaaaaacagagaaagtgAGTCCATTGCCTCCAAACCTTCTGAAGAGACTGATGGCCCTCAAGGTAAATCGCAAGAGCAGCCTAAGTCAGCATCAAGTGATCTTGAAAAATCTGTTTCTGATTCAACGAGTAAGCCAAGCACACCAAAAACCACAGAGAAAGGAGACGGTGAGGAAAAATGTGATACAGCtgaaactgataaaaataagaatCTGGAAATGTCAAAAGACAAGGATGAAAAGGGTGAAGCTGCAAACAGCTCTGAAGAATCTGCATTGAAAAAATCAGATGAGGTTAAAGCTACAGAACAACCCAATGAGTCCAAGAGTTTGGAGAAACCTCCTTTGAACAGAGAACATGAAAAGGAACCTGAATCAGAGGAAGGGAGCAAAGAGAAGCCAATGGAGGTTGATTCAGCGATCAGTAAAGCTGATAAAATTCAATCTGAGACTACAACAGCAAGTAAGAAGGAAACCGATGTTCCCGTGGATCAAAACACCACCTCAATCAAACAATCTAAGCAAGACGCAGCTTCTGAAGAGCGTGAGGCTTCCGGGGATGTTCGAGAAAAAAGCAGCACTGCTGTGAAAAGCAGTAAAAGACCAGGCCGGCCTCCAAAGAAAGCTCAGGAGAGTCAGGATGAGGATAAAACAGGCGAAGAACAAGAAGAAAAGGCACGGCAGGAAGGAATTCGCATGAAGATCAAAATCCCAGCTCACAAGCGGAAGGCGGAACTTCAGAGAGAAGAGGCGAGGGGAGATTCAGAGTCTGAGGTGACTGACGGCAGGTGCTTGAGGAGATCTCCGAGAATCTGCAGACCCACCGCTAAAGCGGTGGAGATCCAGGATAGGAGGGCAGAGCGGAAGCAGGCCACTCCGGTGTCGGAGAAAGAAAAGGATGACAATGAAGACAAAGAGGAGGAGGATACTGTACAAAGGAAGCCAAGGAAAGCTGAGAATCTGCAGCCAGATGGCCAAACAAAACCAAAG GTGGGTAGACGTCGAAAACGACAACCATGGTCTCGCATGAGACGTAAAAAGAAATGTTCGGACGACGACGATGATGACGAGGAGAGCGAGAGTGAAGAAGAGGAGACGGAGGAGGATGACAGCGACGAAGACTACAAGGTGGAAAAGACCAGGAAAAGAAGGAGAAACCGAAACCGAGAGCGGAACAGCTCTGACTCCTCTACCTCTTCATCAGAAAATGATGAACCCAATGACGACCCCTGCAAACACTGTGGCCTTCCCAACCATCCCGAGCTG ATACTCCTGTGTGATTCCTGTGACAGCGGCTACCACACTGCCTGTCTGCGGCCTCCGCTCATGATCATTCCAGACGGGGAATGGTTCTGCCCCCCCTGCCAGCAT AAGCAACTTTGCGACAGACTCGAAGAGCAATTGCAGAATTTGGATGCTGCCCTCAAAAAGAAAGAACGTGCAGAGCGAAG GAAAGAGCGACTGGTGTATGTTGGCATCAGTGTAGAGAACATCATCACTCCCTCT gtGGAAGTGGAGGAAGAAAAGGAGGAGCTAGTGAAAGAGAAGAAAGAAGTGAAGAAAAGCAAAAGTTGGGGACGGAGATCAACCAGGGCGAAGAAATACATAAGCTACAG GTTTGATGAGTTTGATGAAGCGATCGAAGAAGCAATTGAGGAAGACATTAAAGAGGCAGAGGGTGGAG GAGCAGGCCGGGGAAAGGACATGGCGAACATCACAGGGCACAGAGAGAAGGACATGTCCACCATCCTACAGGAGGATGGGAAGGAGAACGGGCGGCCGCGGCAAACTAGCGCAGCTCAGAAAAAGAAGCGGCGGCGTCTCAACGATCTCGACAGCGACAGCACCGTGGATGAGGAAGAGAGTGAAGACGAGTTCCGTCTCAGTGAAAG TTCAGAGGATGAAGAGTTTGTGGCGTCAGATAATGAGGCGGAGAGTGAAGCAGAAGTCCCGTCCTATGAGGACAGTGACTTTGGGAGCGATGTTGCACGCCCGCGGAGGAGACAGCCGCCACGCAGGAGACGCAAACCCAGAGGATACTCTGACGAGGAAGAGCTGGAAACtgatgaagaggaggaggaggaggagatgg TGACGGAAGGCTCTAGTGAATTCAGTGCCAGCGATCTGGACGTCCGCTGTCGGCGGTCCTATCGGAGTCGTAAGCAAGAGGTGAATTACTGTGAAAGCTCAGATTCTGACGGCTCACAGGCCAGCACcaacaaagacaaaaagaagAAGCGCAGACGGCTTTCCAGCTCTGACAGCGAAG TTAGTTTCCAGTCTGAATCTGATGAAGAAGACCGGAAGCCCAAGAAGATAAGAGCGGACTCGTCTGAGGAAGAATCCAGGAAACGTCGAAGACGCCTGTCCCTCAAACGCCGGAGGGAGTCGGAGGATGACGACGACGACGACGATTCAGACGAATCCGAGGAAGAGGAGCGGCCCATCCGGAAGCGCGTGAACCGCATAGACTCCGATGACAGCGAGAGCGAAGAAGAGGTAAAGAAGAGCCCatcagagaaagagaaagacaaagagACAGAGGAGACCGTTGCCAAAGGGCCCAGTCCACTAGACTACAACTTGGTGGAGCTTCCTCCAACTAACGGACAGAGCCCGATGAAGGGTTTGGAGGGTCTCATCCCGCGACCCGGCGTGGGAGTGACGCCTAAAAACGGCAACGCCCCATCAGCGCCGAACGGCATGGAGATCCCCGCGCAGGACGAAGACGAAGACGATCTTTTGGGCGTCACAGACCTCGTAGACTAT ATTCGTCTTGGTTGTAGTCAGCTTTTACGTTTTCTCTTTGTTGGAGGTTAA
- the rsf1b.1 gene encoding remodeling and spacing factor 1 isoform X2 has translation MSASEAADGFSPELCPSFAVICSFLERYGAMLDLPEVSFPVLERSLQESSAVPKLLVDLHVKLLRKIGKSVSADRWEKNLIKICQEFNTTWAWELEKKGYREMTVECKTGILKYLCECQFDDNVKFKTAINEEDPDKMRLQPIGRDKDGLMYWFQLDQDHNVRVYVEEQDDLDGSSWKCIVRNRDDLAQILGLLKTQIDPALLVKKDQEEGSSSNSPNPDNEENKKKEGAEAEIRDEKSQNDISTSENKENILEKDNAKQEDTETTDGLSEKGLKVKEEQQKHSETANGTGVITGSIKEEPQDEEEKAKNLSTPSQNAEQTEDVKRKTLEETQRALKNDHQAKIPLKKREMKLSEDFDSNSTGVRNVPVVPVKESRTYFDDSRSGAEKINGHVPHLTLSESEAQKGSESLQKESTEESKSENLPLVLEKSKERKKERKDDQKEEKMDKNETRSCAEEQMEVEKPDESCAEENKEKSETSQSHKEEKPSSVSKQSEKTPDSEKVIDNKKSPSADSMDATEVNTSTLPEESTKAESKDLANKESVKDLSKEATKELPNKESSRDLARDKSVKIPLKDEPTKDQSVKHLSEEQTSIEKPTKDASKEDLPNTESSKESIKDLPKGEPAKESLKDLSKEETSKEESMKILPDEQSKKDLAEESTQSPKDSNEDHEKADTNASMPMETESFQSSKTEESSSREVIKPHSGTEKPENTEETKPHHSSADTTTEKEPTAIVSKTEKQSMSEAKNRESESIASKPSEETDGPQGKSQEQPKSASSDLEKSVSDSTSKPSTPKTTEKGDGEEKCDTAETDKNKNLEMSKDKDEKGEAANSSEESALKKSDEVKATEQPNESKSLEKPPLNREHEKEPESEEGSKEKPMEVDSAISKADKIQSETTTASKKETDVPVDQNTTSIKQSKQDAASEEREASGDVREKSSTAVKSSKRPGRPPKKAQESQDEDKTGEEQEEKARQEGIRMKIKIPAHKRKAELQREEARGDSESEVTDGRCLRRSPRICRPTAKAVEIQDRRAERKQATPVSEKEKDDNEDKEEEDTVQRKPRKAENLQPDGQTKPKVGRRRKRQPWSRMRRKKKCSDDDDDDEESESEEEETEEDDSDEDYKVEKTRKRRRNRNRERNSSDSSTSSSENDEPNDDPCKHCGLPNHPELILLCDSCDSGYHTACLRPPLMIIPDGEWFCPPCQHKQLCDRLEEQLQNLDAALKKKERAERRKERLVYVGISVENIITPSVEVEEEKEELVKEKKEVKKSKSWGRRSTRAKKYISYRFDEFDEAIEEAIEEDIKEAEGGGAGRGKDMANITGHREKDMSTILQEDGKENGRPRQTSAAQKKKRRRLNDLDSDSTVDEEESEDEFRLSESSEDEEFVASDNEAESEAEVPSYEDSDFGSDVARPRRRQPPRRRRKPRGYSDEEELETDEEEEEEEMVTEGSSEFSASDLDVRCRRSYRSRKQEVNYCESSDSDGSQASTNKDKKKKRRRLSSSDSEVSFQSESDEEDRKPKKIRADSSEEESRKRRRRLSLKRRRESEDDDDDDDSDESEEEERPIRKRVNRIDSDDSESEEEVKKSPSEKEKDKETEETVAKGPSPLDYNLVELPPTNGQSPMKGLEGLIPRPGVGVTPKNGNAPSAPNGMEIPAQDEDEDDLLGVTDLVDYVCNSEQL, from the exons ATGTCTGCCTCGGAGGCAGCGGACGGTTTTTCCCCGGAATTATGCCCGAGCTTCGCCGTGATCTGCTCGTTTCTGGAGCGGTATGGAGCAATGCTGGACCTGCCGGAGGTGTCGTTCCCGGTGCTGGAGCGCAGTCTGCAGGAGAGCAGCGCGG TACCCAAACTCCTCGTGGACCTTCACGTGAAGTTACTGCGGAAAATTGGCAAGTCTGTGTCTGCAGACAGATGGGAGAAGAATCTCATTAAG ATCTGTCAGGAGTTTAACACCACATGGGCATGGGAGCTGGAAAAGAAAGGTTACCGAGAGATGACAGTGGAGTGTAAGACAGGAATATTGAAG tACTTGTGTGAATGCCAGTTTGATGACAATGTCAAGTTTAAAACCGCTATCAATGAAGAGGATCCGGATAAAATGCGTCTTCAGCCCATCGGCAGAGACAAAGATGGCCTCATGTACTGGTTCCAGCTAGATCAAGACCATAATGTGAGGGTCTATGTAGAAGAACAGGATGATCTGGATGGGTCTTCTTGGAAGTGTATAGTAAG AAATAGAGACGACCTGGCTCAAATCCTTGGATTGTTGAAGACTCAAATTGATCCAGCACTTTTGGTAAAGAAGGATCAGGAGGAGGGCTCATCTAGTAACAGTCCGAACCCAGACAATGAAGAGAACAAGAAAAAAGAGGGAGCTGAAG CGGAGATCAGAGATGAAAAGTCACAAAATGATATATCCACATCTGAaaataaggaaaacattttggaGAAAGACAATGCAAAGCAAGAAGATACAGAGACCACAGATGGTTTGTCGGAAAAAGGCTTGAAGGTAAAAGAAGAGCAGCAGAAACATTCGGAGACGGCAAACGGCACTGGCGTTATTACTGGATCGATCAAAGAAGAGCCACAGGATGAGGAGGAGAAAGCCAAGAACTTGTCAACACCTTCACAGAATGCAGAACAGACAGAGGAtgtgaaaagaaaaactttAGAAGAGACTCAAAGAGCTTTGAAAAATGACCATCAAGCCAAAATCCCCCTGAAAAAGCGGGAAATGAAACTAAGTGAAGACTTCGACAGCAACAGCACAGGAGTACGAAATGTTCCTGTCGTTCCGGTGAAAGAATCGCGGACGTATTTCGACGACAGCAGATCGGGTGCCGAAAAAATCAACGGCCACGTCCCTCACCTTACGTTATCTGAGAGTGAAGCGCAAAAAGGGTCAGAGAGTCTTCAAAAAGAAAGCACAGAAGAGAGCAAGTCAGAAAATCTCCCTCTTGTTTTAGAGAAATCCAAAGAGAGGAAAAAGGAGAGAAAGGATGACCAGAAGGAAGAGAAAATGGATAAGAATGAAACCAGATCGTGTGCTGAAGAGCAAATGGAAGTGGAGAAGCCTGATGAATCCTGTGCTGAGGAGAACAAAGAAAAATCTGAAACTTCTCAATCTCACAAAGAAGAAAAACCCTCATCAGTAAGTAAACAGTCAGAAAAGACACCTGATTCTGAAAAAGTAATTGACAATAAAAAATCTCCCAGTGCTGACAGTATGGATGCTACTGAAGTAAATACATCAACACTGCCAGAAGAGTCAACAAAAGCAGAATCGAAAGATCTTGCAAACAAGGAGTCAGTGAAAGATCTCTCAAAAGAAGCCACGAAAGAGCTCCCAAACAAAGAATCGTCAAGAGATCTTGCAAGAGACAAGTCAGTGAAAATTCCCTTAAAAGATGAGCCTACAAAAGATCAGTCAGTGAAACATCTCTCAGAAGAACAGACTTCAATTGAAAAGCCAACTAAAGACGCCTCAAAAGAAGATCTCCCGAACACAGAATCGTCAAAAGAGTCAATAAAAGATCTTCCAAAAGGTGAGCCAGCAAAAGAGTCACTTAAAGATCTCTCGAAAGAAGAGACTTCAAAAGAAGAGTCAATGAAAATCCTCCCAGATGAACAGTCCAAGAAAGATCTCGCAGAAGAAAGTACGCAATCTCCCAAAGACTCCAATGAAGACCATGAAAAAGCAGATACGAATGCTTCCATGCCGATGGAAACTGAATCATTCCAGTCATCTAAAACAGAAGAATCTTCTTCCCGTGAAGTAATCAAACCACATTCTGGCACAGAAAAGCCAGAGAACACAGAAGAAACGAAACCTCATCACAGCTCTGCAGACACCACCACAGAAAAAGAGCCAACTGCCATTGtctcaaaaactgaaaaacagtcCATGTCTGAAGcaaaaaacagagaaagtgAGTCCATTGCCTCCAAACCTTCTGAAGAGACTGATGGCCCTCAAGGTAAATCGCAAGAGCAGCCTAAGTCAGCATCAAGTGATCTTGAAAAATCTGTTTCTGATTCAACGAGTAAGCCAAGCACACCAAAAACCACAGAGAAAGGAGACGGTGAGGAAAAATGTGATACAGCtgaaactgataaaaataagaatCTGGAAATGTCAAAAGACAAGGATGAAAAGGGTGAAGCTGCAAACAGCTCTGAAGAATCTGCATTGAAAAAATCAGATGAGGTTAAAGCTACAGAACAACCCAATGAGTCCAAGAGTTTGGAGAAACCTCCTTTGAACAGAGAACATGAAAAGGAACCTGAATCAGAGGAAGGGAGCAAAGAGAAGCCAATGGAGGTTGATTCAGCGATCAGTAAAGCTGATAAAATTCAATCTGAGACTACAACAGCAAGTAAGAAGGAAACCGATGTTCCCGTGGATCAAAACACCACCTCAATCAAACAATCTAAGCAAGACGCAGCTTCTGAAGAGCGTGAGGCTTCCGGGGATGTTCGAGAAAAAAGCAGCACTGCTGTGAAAAGCAGTAAAAGACCAGGCCGGCCTCCAAAGAAAGCTCAGGAGAGTCAGGATGAGGATAAAACAGGCGAAGAACAAGAAGAAAAGGCACGGCAGGAAGGAATTCGCATGAAGATCAAAATCCCAGCTCACAAGCGGAAGGCGGAACTTCAGAGAGAAGAGGCGAGGGGAGATTCAGAGTCTGAGGTGACTGACGGCAGGTGCTTGAGGAGATCTCCGAGAATCTGCAGACCCACCGCTAAAGCGGTGGAGATCCAGGATAGGAGGGCAGAGCGGAAGCAGGCCACTCCGGTGTCGGAGAAAGAAAAGGATGACAATGAAGACAAAGAGGAGGAGGATACTGTACAAAGGAAGCCAAGGAAAGCTGAGAATCTGCAGCCAGATGGCCAAACAAAACCAAAG GTGGGTAGACGTCGAAAACGACAACCATGGTCTCGCATGAGACGTAAAAAGAAATGTTCGGACGACGACGATGATGACGAGGAGAGCGAGAGTGAAGAAGAGGAGACGGAGGAGGATGACAGCGACGAAGACTACAAGGTGGAAAAGACCAGGAAAAGAAGGAGAAACCGAAACCGAGAGCGGAACAGCTCTGACTCCTCTACCTCTTCATCAGAAAATGATGAACCCAATGACGACCCCTGCAAACACTGTGGCCTTCCCAACCATCCCGAGCTG ATACTCCTGTGTGATTCCTGTGACAGCGGCTACCACACTGCCTGTCTGCGGCCTCCGCTCATGATCATTCCAGACGGGGAATGGTTCTGCCCCCCCTGCCAGCAT AAGCAACTTTGCGACAGACTCGAAGAGCAATTGCAGAATTTGGATGCTGCCCTCAAAAAGAAAGAACGTGCAGAGCGAAG GAAAGAGCGACTGGTGTATGTTGGCATCAGTGTAGAGAACATCATCACTCCCTCT gtGGAAGTGGAGGAAGAAAAGGAGGAGCTAGTGAAAGAGAAGAAAGAAGTGAAGAAAAGCAAAAGTTGGGGACGGAGATCAACCAGGGCGAAGAAATACATAAGCTACAG GTTTGATGAGTTTGATGAAGCGATCGAAGAAGCAATTGAGGAAGACATTAAAGAGGCAGAGGGTGGAG GAGCAGGCCGGGGAAAGGACATGGCGAACATCACAGGGCACAGAGAGAAGGACATGTCCACCATCCTACAGGAGGATGGGAAGGAGAACGGGCGGCCGCGGCAAACTAGCGCAGCTCAGAAAAAGAAGCGGCGGCGTCTCAACGATCTCGACAGCGACAGCACCGTGGATGAGGAAGAGAGTGAAGACGAGTTCCGTCTCAGTGAAAG TTCAGAGGATGAAGAGTTTGTGGCGTCAGATAATGAGGCGGAGAGTGAAGCAGAAGTCCCGTCCTATGAGGACAGTGACTTTGGGAGCGATGTTGCACGCCCGCGGAGGAGACAGCCGCCACGCAGGAGACGCAAACCCAGAGGATACTCTGACGAGGAAGAGCTGGAAACtgatgaagaggaggaggaggaggagatgg TGACGGAAGGCTCTAGTGAATTCAGTGCCAGCGATCTGGACGTCCGCTGTCGGCGGTCCTATCGGAGTCGTAAGCAAGAGGTGAATTACTGTGAAAGCTCAGATTCTGACGGCTCACAGGCCAGCACcaacaaagacaaaaagaagAAGCGCAGACGGCTTTCCAGCTCTGACAGCGAAG TTAGTTTCCAGTCTGAATCTGATGAAGAAGACCGGAAGCCCAAGAAGATAAGAGCGGACTCGTCTGAGGAAGAATCCAGGAAACGTCGAAGACGCCTGTCCCTCAAACGCCGGAGGGAGTCGGAGGATGACGACGACGACGACGATTCAGACGAATCCGAGGAAGAGGAGCGGCCCATCCGGAAGCGCGTGAACCGCATAGACTCCGATGACAGCGAGAGCGAAGAAGAGGTAAAGAAGAGCCCatcagagaaagagaaagacaaagagACAGAGGAGACCGTTGCCAAAGGGCCCAGTCCACTAGACTACAACTTGGTGGAGCTTCCTCCAACTAACGGACAGAGCCCGATGAAGGGTTTGGAGGGTCTCATCCCGCGACCCGGCGTGGGAGTGACGCCTAAAAACGGCAACGCCCCATCAGCGCCGAACGGCATGGAGATCCCCGCGCAGGACGAAGACGAAGACGATCTTTTGGGCGTCACAGACCTCGTAGACTATGTATGCAACAGTGAACAGTTATAA